From one Pseudomonas sp. S35 genomic stretch:
- the antB gene encoding anthranilate 1,2-dioxygenase small subunit, translating into MNALLQYRIEQFFYRKSELCDAQDWDAYVQLFDPQSEFHLPQWDSEHVYTRDPKREMSLIYYANRSGLEDRIFRLRTGKAASATPMPRTLHLINNVRIAEQADGVLQVKLNWHTLFYRLATSEQFYGHATYRLKPDGDNWLITRKHALLLNDTINSVLDFYHL; encoded by the coding sequence ATGAATGCGCTATTGCAGTACCGGATCGAGCAGTTCTTCTACCGCAAGTCCGAACTGTGCGACGCCCAGGACTGGGACGCCTATGTGCAGTTGTTCGACCCGCAGAGTGAATTCCACCTGCCGCAATGGGACTCGGAGCATGTGTACACCCGCGATCCCAAGCGCGAAATGTCGCTGATCTATTACGCCAACCGTTCCGGCCTGGAAGACCGCATCTTTCGCCTGCGCACCGGCAAGGCCGCGTCAGCCACGCCAATGCCGCGCACCTTGCACCTGATCAATAACGTGCGCATTGCAGAGCAGGCGGATGGCGTGCTGCAAGTGAAGTTGAACTGGCACACGCTGTTCTATCGGCTGGCCACCTCGGAGCAGTTCTACGGGCACGCCACCTATCGCCTCAAGCCCGATGGCGACAACTGGTTGATCACCCGCAAGCATGCGTTGTTGCTCAACGACACCATCAATTCGGTGCTGGATTTCTATCACCTCTAA
- a CDS encoding muconate cycloisomerase family protein yields the protein MPICAIESIETIIVDLPTIRPHKLAMHTMQNQTLVIIRVRCADGIEGIGESTTIGGLSYGNESPDSIKVNIDRHFAPLLIGQDASNINATMLRLERSIRGNTFAKSGIESALLDALGKRLGLPVSELLGGRVRDALPVAWTLASGNTEQDIAEAEKMLDLRRHRIFKLKIGAGEVSRDLAHVIAIKRAVGERASVRVDVNQAWDEAVALRACKVLGDNGIDLIEQPISRNNRSGMVRLNLSSPAPIMADESIECVEDAFNLAREGAASVFALKIAKNGGPRAVLRTAAIAEAAGIGLYGGTMLEGGIGTLASAHPFLTLNTLAWDTELFGPLLLTEDILTEPPVYRDFQLHVSHAPGLGLAIDEERLAFFRRDKH from the coding sequence ATGCCGATTTGCGCCATCGAATCGATCGAGACCATCATCGTCGACCTCCCCACCATCCGCCCGCACAAACTGGCGATGCACACGATGCAAAACCAGACCCTGGTGATCATCCGCGTGCGCTGTGCCGACGGCATCGAAGGCATCGGCGAGTCCACCACCATTGGTGGCCTGAGCTACGGCAACGAGAGTCCCGACAGCATCAAGGTCAACATCGACCGCCACTTCGCACCGCTGCTGATCGGCCAGGACGCCAGCAATATCAACGCCACCATGTTGCGCCTGGAGCGCAGCATTCGTGGCAACACGTTTGCCAAGTCCGGGATCGAAAGCGCCTTGCTGGATGCATTGGGCAAACGCCTGGGCCTGCCGGTCAGTGAACTGCTGGGCGGCCGCGTGCGTGACGCGTTGCCGGTGGCCTGGACCCTGGCCAGTGGCAACACCGAACAAGACATCGCCGAGGCCGAAAAGATGCTCGACCTGCGCCGCCACCGCATCTTCAAGTTGAAGATCGGCGCCGGTGAGGTCAGTCGCGACCTGGCCCATGTGATTGCGATCAAAAGGGCCGTGGGCGAGCGCGCCAGTGTGCGTGTCGACGTCAACCAGGCCTGGGACGAAGCCGTCGCGCTGCGGGCCTGCAAGGTATTGGGCGACAACGGTATCGACCTGATCGAACAGCCGATCTCACGCAACAACCGCAGCGGCATGGTGCGGCTGAACCTGTCGAGCCCGGCGCCGATCATGGCCGATGAATCCATCGAGTGCGTCGAGGACGCCTTCAACCTGGCCCGCGAAGGTGCGGCCTCGGTGTTCGCCCTCAAGATCGCCAAGAACGGCGGCCCGCGCGCGGTGTTGCGCACGGCGGCGATTGCCGAAGCGGCGGGCATCGGCCTGTACGGCGGCACCATGCTCGAAGGCGGCATCGGCACCCTGGCCTCGGCCCATCCATTCCTGACCCTGAACACGCTGGCGTGGGACACCGAACTGTTCGGCCCGCTGCTGCTCACCGAAGACATCCTCACCGAGCCACCGGTGTACCGCGATTTTCAGCTGCATGTCTCCCACGCGCCGGGCCTGGGCCTGGCCATCGACGAAGAGCGCCTGGCGTTCTTTCGCCGTGATAAACACTAA
- the kynU gene encoding kynureninase yields MTSRSHCQTLDAQDPLAPLRHQFALPQGVIYLDGNSLGARPVASLARAQQVIAEEWGNGLIRSWNSAGWADLSQRLGNRLAPLIGARDGEVVITDTTSINLFKVLSAALTVQRQRAPARKVIVSEASNFPTDLYIAEGLADLLQQGYSLRLVNSPDELPQAIDGDVAVVMLTHVNYKTGYMYDMQALTALSHECGALSIWDLAHSAGAVPIDLHSAGADYAIGCTYKYLNGGPGSQAFVWVNPALVDLVRQPLSGWFGHSRQFAMEYNYAPSAGIARYLCGTQPITSLAMVECGLEVFEQTDMASLRTKSLALTDLFIEWVEARCAAHGLVLITPREHARRGSHVSFEHPEGYAVIQALIARGVIGDYREPRIMRFGFTPLYTSFTEVWDAVEILGEILDEHTWDQPQFKVRHSVT; encoded by the coding sequence ATGACCTCCCGAAGCCACTGCCAAACCCTCGACGCCCAGGACCCGCTGGCGCCTCTGCGCCATCAGTTCGCGTTGCCGCAGGGGGTTATCTACCTCGACGGCAATTCCCTCGGCGCGCGCCCGGTGGCCTCGCTGGCGCGGGCGCAGCAGGTGATTGCCGAGGAGTGGGGCAATGGTTTGATCCGCAGCTGGAACAGCGCTGGCTGGGCGGATTTGTCCCAGCGCCTGGGCAACCGCCTGGCACCGCTGATCGGTGCGCGTGACGGCGAAGTGGTGATCACCGATACCACCTCGATCAACCTGTTCAAAGTGCTCAGCGCTGCGCTGACCGTACAGCGCCAACGCGCGCCTGCGCGCAAGGTGATCGTCAGCGAAGCGAGCAACTTTCCCACCGACCTGTACATCGCCGAAGGCCTGGCCGATTTGCTGCAACAGGGTTACTCCCTGCGCCTGGTGAACAGCCCGGACGAACTGCCCCAGGCCATCGACGGCGATGTGGCGGTGGTGATGCTCACCCACGTCAACTACAAGACCGGCTACATGTACGACATGCAGGCGCTCACCGCCTTGAGTCACGAGTGCGGGGCCTTGAGTATCTGGGACCTGGCCCACTCGGCGGGCGCGGTACCCATCGACCTGCACAGCGCCGGGGCCGATTACGCGATTGGCTGCACCTACAAATACCTCAACGGCGGGCCAGGCTCCCAGGCGTTTGTGTGGGTCAATCCGGCGCTGGTGGACCTGGTGCGCCAGCCGCTGTCGGGCTGGTTCGGGCACTCCCGGCAATTCGCTATGGAGTACAACTATGCGCCGAGCGCCGGTATCGCCCGCTACCTGTGCGGCACCCAGCCGATTACCTCGCTGGCGATGGTGGAGTGTGGGCTGGAGGTTTTCGAACAGACCGACATGGCCAGTCTGCGTACCAAATCCCTGGCATTGACCGACCTGTTTATTGAGTGGGTTGAAGCCCGTTGCGCGGCTCACGGCCTGGTGTTGATCACCCCGCGTGAACATGCCCGGCGTGGCAGCCATGTGAGCTTTGAGCACCCTGAAGGTTATGCGGTGATCCAGGCCCTGATCGCTCGAGGTGTGATTGGCGATTACCGCGAGCCGCGGATCATGCGGTTTGGGTTTACGCCGTTGTATACGAGCTTTACCGAGGTGTGGGACGCCGTGGAAATCCTCGGTGAAATCCTTGATGAGCACACCTGGGACCAACCGCAATTCAAAGTCCGCCACAGCGTTACCTGA
- the antC gene encoding anthranilate 1,2-dioxygenase electron transfer component AntC — MNHKVAFSFADGKTLFFPVGAHEILLDAALRNGIKIPLDCREGVCGTCQGRCESGDYTQDYVDDEALSSLDLQQRKMLSCQTRVKSDATFYFDFDSSLCNAPGPVQVRGTVSEVQQVSTSTAILKVQLDAPLDFLPGQYARLAVPGTGHWRSYSFANLAGNQLQFLIRLLPDGVMSNYLRERCQVGDELRMEAPLGAFYLRHVTQPLVLVAGGTGLSALLGMLDQLAATGCNQPVHLYYGVRGAEDLCEAPRIAAYAAKLPVFRYTEVLSDAAPDWPGKRGYLTQHLDLAELRDRSADMYVCGPPPMVESIQQWLADQALDGVQLYYEKFTQSNI; from the coding sequence ATGAATCACAAAGTGGCCTTCAGTTTTGCCGACGGCAAGACCCTGTTTTTCCCGGTGGGCGCCCATGAAATCCTATTGGATGCGGCCCTGCGCAATGGCATCAAAATCCCCCTGGATTGCCGCGAAGGTGTATGCGGCACCTGCCAGGGTCGTTGCGAATCGGGCGACTACACCCAGGACTACGTGGACGACGAAGCCCTCTCAAGCCTCGACCTGCAACAACGCAAGATGCTCAGTTGCCAGACGCGGGTGAAGTCCGACGCCACCTTCTACTTCGACTTTGACTCAAGCCTGTGCAATGCGCCGGGGCCGGTGCAAGTGCGCGGGACGGTCAGCGAGGTGCAACAGGTGTCGACCAGCACGGCGATCCTGAAGGTGCAGTTGGATGCGCCACTGGATTTTCTACCGGGCCAATATGCGCGCCTTGCGGTACCGGGCACAGGCCATTGGCGTTCCTACTCCTTCGCCAACCTGGCGGGCAATCAACTGCAGTTCCTGATCCGCTTGCTGCCCGATGGGGTGATGAGCAACTACCTGCGTGAGCGCTGCCAAGTCGGCGATGAACTGCGGATGGAAGCACCGCTGGGTGCGTTCTACCTGCGCCATGTGACCCAACCGCTGGTGCTGGTCGCGGGCGGCACCGGGCTGTCGGCGCTGCTGGGCATGCTCGATCAACTGGCCGCCACCGGCTGCAACCAGCCGGTGCATCTCTACTATGGCGTACGCGGCGCCGAGGACTTATGCGAAGCCCCACGCATCGCGGCCTATGCGGCGAAACTGCCGGTTTTTCGCTACACCGAAGTCCTCAGCGATGCCGCCCCCGACTGGCCCGGCAAGCGCGGCTACCTCACCCAGCATTTGGACCTGGCCGAATTGCGGGACAGATCGGCGGATATGTACGTGTGCGGCCCCCCGCCAATGGTCGAATCCATCCAACAATGGCTGGCGGATCAGGCACTTGATGGCGTTCAGCTGTATTACGAAAAGTTTACGCAGAGTAATATCTGA
- a CDS encoding Lrp/AsnC family transcriptional regulator: MILDATDLRLLHFLQQDGRISNQELAEKVALSPSACLRRLRLLESEGIISGYRAVLNAEQLGIELEAIVHLSLRQDVEDWHETFIKKVQGWPEVASAYVITGASNYVLRVQARNLKHFSDFIVNHLNRTAGVMDIRSEIVLQKIKDRDEVLDLVVRK, from the coding sequence ATGATTCTTGACGCCACCGACCTGCGCCTCCTGCATTTCCTGCAACAGGATGGCCGTATCAGCAATCAGGAACTGGCGGAAAAAGTCGCGCTGTCGCCCTCCGCCTGCCTGCGCCGTTTGCGCCTGCTGGAGAGCGAAGGAATCATCAGTGGTTACCGTGCGGTGCTCAATGCCGAACAACTGGGGATCGAACTCGAAGCCATCGTCCACCTGTCATTGCGCCAGGACGTGGAGGACTGGCATGAGACGTTTATCAAGAAGGTGCAAGGCTGGCCGGAAGTGGCAAGCGCCTATGTGATCACCGGCGCCAGCAACTATGTGCTGCGGGTGCAGGCGCGCAACCTCAAGCACTTTTCTGACTTTATCGTGAACCACCTGAACCGCACGGCGGGGGTGATGGATATACGTTCGGAGATTGTGTTGCAGAAGATCAAGGATCGGGATGAGGTGTTGGATTTGGTTGTGCGCAAATAA
- the antA gene encoding anthranilate 1,2-dioxygenase large subunit produces MSGARNVEQWKRFIESCLDFRPADEVFRIARDMFTEPQLFDLEMELIFEKNWIYACHESELANNHDFVTLRAGRQPMIITRDGEGQLNALINACQHRGTTLTRVGKGNQSTFTCPFHAWCYKSDGRLVKVKAPGEYPAGFDKATRGLKKARIESYRGFVFISLDVNGTNSLEDFLGDAKVFFDMMVAQSATGELEVLPGKSAYTYDGNWKLQNENGLDGYHVSTVHYNYVATVQHRQQVNTENGTGSGTTLDYSKLGAGDANTDDGWFAFNNGHSLLFSDMPNPTVRSGYATIMPRLVEEHGQQKAEWMMHRLRNLNIYPSLFFLDQISSQLRIIRPVAWNKTEIISQCLGVKNESDADRENRIRQFEDFFNVSGMGTPDDLVEFREAQRGFQGRLERWSDISRGSHRWETGPTPNSEAIGIQPAMTGTEFTHEGLYVNQHRNWQQFLLKGLDKQALTLREVE; encoded by the coding sequence ATGAGTGGTGCAAGAAACGTCGAGCAGTGGAAACGCTTTATCGAAAGCTGCCTGGATTTTCGCCCGGCAGACGAAGTGTTCCGCATCGCCCGGGACATGTTCACCGAGCCGCAGCTGTTCGACCTGGAAATGGAACTGATCTTCGAGAAGAACTGGATCTACGCCTGCCACGAAAGCGAACTGGCCAATAACCACGACTTCGTGACCCTGCGCGCCGGGCGCCAGCCGATGATCATCACCCGCGACGGCGAAGGCCAGCTCAATGCGCTGATCAATGCCTGCCAGCATCGCGGCACCACCCTCACCCGCGTCGGCAAAGGCAACCAATCGACCTTTACCTGCCCGTTCCACGCCTGGTGCTACAAGAGCGACGGCCGGTTGGTGAAGGTCAAGGCGCCGGGGGAATACCCGGCAGGTTTCGACAAAGCCACCCGTGGCCTGAAAAAGGCGCGCATCGAAAGCTACAGGGGCTTTGTATTCATCAGCCTGGACGTGAACGGCACGAACAGCCTGGAAGACTTCCTCGGCGACGCCAAAGTGTTCTTCGACATGATGGTCGCCCAATCCGCCACCGGTGAACTGGAAGTGCTGCCGGGCAAGTCCGCCTACACCTACGACGGAAACTGGAAGCTGCAGAACGAAAACGGCCTGGACGGTTATCACGTCAGCACCGTGCACTACAACTACGTGGCCACGGTGCAGCATCGCCAGCAGGTCAATACCGAGAACGGCACCGGCTCTGGCACCACGCTGGACTACAGCAAACTCGGCGCCGGCGACGCGAATACCGATGACGGTTGGTTCGCCTTCAACAACGGTCACAGCCTGTTGTTCAGCGACATGCCCAACCCGACGGTGCGCTCCGGCTACGCCACCATCATGCCGCGCCTGGTGGAAGAACATGGGCAACAAAAAGCCGAGTGGATGATGCACCGCCTGCGCAACCTGAACATCTACCCGAGCCTGTTCTTCCTCGACCAGATCAGCTCGCAGCTGCGCATCATCCGCCCGGTGGCGTGGAACAAGACCGAAATCATCAGCCAGTGCCTGGGGGTGAAAAACGAGTCCGACGCCGACCGCGAAAACCGTATTCGCCAGTTCGAAGATTTCTTCAACGTATCGGGCATGGGCACGCCGGATGACTTGGTGGAATTTCGCGAAGCCCAGCGCGGTTTCCAAGGCCGCCTGGAGCGTTGGAGCGATATCTCCCGCGGCAGTCATCGCTGGGAAACCGGGCCAACGCCGAACAGCGAGGCCATCGGCATCCAACCGGCGATGACCGGCACCGAGTTCACCCATGAAGGCCTGTACGTCAACCAGCACCGCAACTGGCAGCAGTTCCTGCTCAAGGGTCTGGACAAGCAAGCGCTGACATTGCGGGAGGTGGAATGA
- the catC gene encoding muconolactone Delta-isomerase, giving the protein MLFHVKMTVNLPVDMNPERAASLKADEKALAQRLQQQGKWRHLWRIAGLYANYSVFDVDSVQELHDLLMQLPLYPYMAIEVNALCRHPSSIHEDDR; this is encoded by the coding sequence ATGTTGTTCCACGTAAAAATGACCGTGAACCTGCCCGTCGACATGAACCCCGAACGCGCCGCCAGCCTCAAGGCCGACGAAAAAGCCCTGGCGCAGCGCCTGCAACAGCAGGGCAAATGGCGCCACTTGTGGCGCATCGCCGGGCTCTACGCCAACTACAGCGTGTTTGATGTCGATAGCGTGCAAGAACTGCACGACCTGCTGATGCAGCTGCCGCTTTACCCTTACATGGCCATCGAAGTGAACGCCCTGTGCCGGCACCCTTCGTCGATCCATGAGGACGACCGTTAA
- a CDS encoding amino acid permease produces MTTPDTGFAEITQRELGLRRQLTCGQMSMIAIGGAIGTGLFMGSAYAIGYAGPSVLVSYAIGALITLLLMGCLAEMTVAHSTSGSFGAYAEFYISPLAGFLVRYAYWAAIVLAVGAEVTAVAMYMKYWFANVPEWVWIVSFSSVLIALNAISVKTFGNFEYWFSTIKISAIVGFIILAVYVVFGSGNPDYGVQNYTAHGGFFPHGLSGMWIAVIVSIFSYLSVEMIAVAAGEAADPEQAVKKAFRATIVRLVVFYLLTLALMLAIVPWNQAGQTQSPFVTVMQTIGIPGATGVMNFVILIAALSAMNSQLYITTRMMFSLSRAGFAPKSMGALSKSGIPLNALLLSSSGIALATLLNVVYPQSSFTLMMAISMFGAIFTWFMIFLTHLFFRRYRQRHGGPKLSFQLRLFPYSTLLGLVLMGAVMITTYFTEAFKMTLVFGVPFLLILSAVYYGFFRKGKAKASNKALA; encoded by the coding sequence GTGACCACGCCAGACACCGGCTTTGCCGAAATCACCCAACGTGAACTGGGCCTGCGGCGCCAGCTCACTTGCGGCCAGATGAGCATGATCGCCATCGGTGGCGCCATCGGCACCGGGCTGTTCATGGGCAGCGCCTACGCCATCGGTTACGCCGGGCCCAGCGTGCTGGTGAGCTACGCCATTGGCGCGCTGATCACCTTGCTGCTGATGGGCTGCCTGGCGGAGATGACCGTCGCGCATTCCACCTCGGGCTCCTTTGGCGCGTATGCCGAGTTCTATATCAGCCCGCTCGCCGGGTTCCTGGTGCGTTATGCGTATTGGGCGGCGATCGTGTTGGCGGTGGGCGCCGAGGTCACTGCGGTGGCGATGTACATGAAGTATTGGTTCGCCAACGTGCCGGAGTGGGTGTGGATCGTGTCGTTTTCCAGTGTGCTGATTGCACTGAACGCCATCAGCGTGAAGACCTTCGGCAACTTCGAATACTGGTTCTCCACCATCAAGATCAGCGCCATCGTCGGCTTCATCATCCTGGCGGTGTACGTGGTGTTCGGCTCCGGCAACCCGGACTACGGCGTGCAGAATTACACCGCGCACGGCGGGTTCTTCCCCCATGGCTTGAGCGGTATGTGGATCGCGGTGATCGTGTCGATCTTCAGTTATTTGAGCGTGGAGATGATCGCCGTAGCCGCCGGTGAAGCGGCCGACCCGGAGCAGGCGGTGAAGAAGGCCTTTCGCGCGACCATCGTGCGCCTGGTGGTGTTCTACCTGCTGACCCTGGCGCTGATGCTGGCCATTGTGCCGTGGAACCAGGCCGGGCAGACCCAGAGCCCGTTCGTCACGGTGATGCAGACCATCGGCATTCCCGGTGCCACCGGGGTGATGAACTTTGTGATCCTGATCGCTGCGCTGTCGGCGATGAACAGCCAGCTCTACATCACCACGCGCATGATGTTCAGTTTGTCCCGCGCCGGGTTTGCGCCCAAGTCCATGGGCGCCTTGAGCAAGAGTGGCATCCCGCTGAATGCGCTGCTGCTGTCCAGCTCGGGCATTGCCCTGGCGACATTGCTCAACGTGGTGTACCCGCAAAGCTCGTTCACCCTGATGATGGCGATCTCGATGTTTGGCGCGATTTTCACCTGGTTCATGATCTTCCTCACGCACCTGTTTTTCCGCCGCTATCGCCAGCGTCATGGCGGGCCGAAGTTGTCCTTCCAACTGCGCCTGTTTCCCTACAGCACCTTGCTGGGCCTGGTGCTGATGGGGGCGGTGATGATCACCACGTATTTCACCGAAGCGTTCAAGATGACGCTGGTGTTTGGCGTGCCGTTCCTGCTGATTCTGTCGGCGGTGTACTACGGGTTTTTCCGCAAGGGCAAGGCCAAGGCGTCGAACAAGGCCTTGGCGTAA
- a CDS encoding LysR family transcriptional regulator, with amino-acid sequence MELRHLRYFQVLGETLNFTRAAERLHIAQPPLSRQIQQLEDELGVILLERGRPLRLTEAGRFFYEHANVLLEQLNKVCDSTRRIGQGEKTWLGIGFAPSTLYGVLPELIRRLRSHEALELELGLSEMTTLQQVEALKAGRIDVGFGRIRIDDPAIVQRVLVEDRLVAVLPAGHPLLAAPATLAQLAAEPFVLYPGNPRPSYADHVIALFDAHGLSLKVAQWTNELQTAIGLVGAGMGVTLVPASVQVLHRADIGYTPIVEATATSPIILSRRVNDQSPGLRHCLQLVEELI; translated from the coding sequence ATGGAACTGCGTCATCTGCGCTATTTCCAAGTGCTGGGCGAAACCCTCAACTTCACCCGCGCCGCCGAACGCTTGCACATCGCCCAGCCGCCACTGAGCCGGCAGATCCAGCAACTGGAGGATGAGCTGGGCGTCATCCTGCTGGAACGTGGTCGACCGCTGCGGCTGACCGAGGCCGGGCGGTTTTTCTATGAACACGCCAACGTGTTGCTCGAACAGTTGAACAAGGTCTGCGACAGCACGCGGCGCATCGGCCAGGGCGAAAAAACCTGGTTGGGCATCGGCTTTGCACCGTCGACCTTGTATGGCGTGCTGCCGGAGCTGATCCGCCGGCTGCGCAGCCACGAGGCGCTGGAGCTGGAATTGGGCCTGTCGGAGATGACCACTTTGCAGCAGGTCGAAGCACTCAAGGCCGGGCGCATCGACGTGGGCTTCGGGCGTATTCGCATCGACGACCCGGCCATCGTCCAGCGCGTGCTGGTAGAAGATCGACTGGTGGCAGTGCTGCCCGCCGGCCACCCGTTGTTGGCCGCACCCGCGACCCTCGCGCAACTGGCCGCCGAGCCGTTTGTGCTGTACCCCGGCAACCCACGCCCCAGTTATGCCGACCACGTGATCGCGTTGTTCGATGCCCACGGTTTGAGCCTCAAGGTGGCGCAGTGGACCAACGAATTGCAGACCGCCATCGGCCTGGTCGGGGCGGGCATGGGCGTGACGTTGGTGCCCGCGTCGGTGCAGGTGCTGCATCGCGCGGATATTGGCTATACGCCGATTGTGGAAGCCACTGCGACTTCGCCGATCATCCTGAGCCGCCGGGTGAATGATCAGTCGCCGGGGCTGAGGCATTGTTTGCAGTTGGTTGAAGAGCTGATCTAA
- a CDS encoding helix-turn-helix domain-containing protein: MSSQTRDIQIQRFDLEGARSWMSGICGPHRLATTTPERLRFHHSANVFKSRATTLGVIEYGTDVTIDIEDAEHFSSYSLSLPLVGEQELSKNGERLSSNRDQGVIIAPNEHQVLAISGDCRKLQVVITRAAMSESLEGLLQRPIDAPLRFEPVMDAVDGAPASWWRMARYFIAELERSSELYEQAAFTRDLESSLIKGLILAQPNNYSEELRDVLGVKLPHYLIRARQYIHDNAREAVHLEDLETAAGVSRFKLFDAFRKYFALSPMAYLKKYRLGAVRQEILEHGSIRTISEIALGWGFTHLGRFSAQYRKLFDESPSQTLQRNRLRSL, translated from the coding sequence ATGAGCAGCCAGACACGCGATATCCAGATTCAACGCTTCGACCTCGAAGGCGCCCGCAGCTGGATGTCCGGCATTTGCGGGCCGCACCGGCTGGCGACGACGACCCCCGAGCGCCTGCGCTTTCACCACAGCGCCAACGTGTTCAAGTCCCGTGCGACCACCTTGGGCGTGATCGAATACGGCACCGACGTGACCATCGACATCGAAGACGCCGAGCACTTCAGCAGCTACAGCCTCAGCCTGCCGTTGGTGGGCGAGCAGGAGTTGAGCAAGAACGGCGAGCGCCTGAGTTCCAACCGCGACCAAGGCGTGATCATCGCGCCCAATGAGCACCAAGTGCTGGCGATTTCCGGCGACTGCCGCAAGCTGCAAGTGGTGATTACGCGGGCGGCGATGAGCGAGTCCCTGGAAGGTTTGCTGCAACGGCCCATCGATGCGCCGTTGCGCTTTGAACCGGTGATGGACGCGGTGGACGGTGCGCCGGCTTCGTGGTGGCGTATGGCGCGCTACTTCATCGCCGAGCTGGAACGCAGCAGCGAGTTGTATGAACAGGCCGCGTTTACCCGCGACCTGGAGAGCTCGCTGATCAAGGGCCTGATCCTGGCCCAGCCGAACAACTACTCTGAGGAACTGCGCGATGTACTTGGCGTGAAGTTGCCGCACTACTTGATCCGTGCGCGCCAGTACATCCACGACAACGCCCGCGAAGCGGTGCACCTGGAAGACCTGGAGACGGCGGCCGGCGTGTCGCGCTTCAAGCTGTTCGATGCGTTCCGCAAGTACTTTGCCCTGTCGCCGATGGCCTACCTGAAGAAGTACCGGCTGGGCGCGGTGCGCCAAGAGATTCTTGAGCACGGCTCAATCCGCACCATCTCCGAGATCGCCCTGGGCTGGGGTTTCACTCACTTGGGACGGTTTTCGGCGCAGTACAGAAAACTCTTTGATGAGTCCCCCAGCCAGACCTTGCAGCGCAATCGTCTACGCAGCCTCTGA
- the catA gene encoding catechol 1,2-dioxygenase: protein MSIRLSQTAHAQQFLEEASGNLNDGGSPRTKALIYRILRDTVNIIEDLDVTPEEFWKAVNYLNELGKNQEAGLLAAGLGLEHYLDMLMDAADEEAGKSGGTPRTIEGPLYVAGAPLSKYEARLDDGTDAAVPLFMRGQVRDTDGKPLAGAIVDVWQANTGGTYSWFDATQSEFNLRRRIETDAQGNYRFRSIVPSGYGCPPTGPTQQLLDQLGRHGQRPAHIHFFISAPGHRHLTTQINLSDDPYLHDDFAYATRDELIAEIRFSDDQQLAREFGVQGRFAQIDFDFELQTAAAPVEQKRMQRVRALED, encoded by the coding sequence ATGTCCATCCGACTGTCCCAGACTGCCCACGCCCAACAGTTTCTCGAAGAAGCCAGCGGCAACCTCAATGACGGCGGTAGCCCACGCACCAAAGCGCTGATCTACCGCATTTTGCGCGACACCGTGAACATCATCGAAGACCTGGACGTGACCCCCGAAGAGTTCTGGAAGGCGGTCAACTACCTCAACGAGCTGGGCAAGAACCAGGAAGCCGGGCTGCTTGCCGCCGGGCTGGGCCTGGAGCACTACCTGGACATGTTGATGGACGCCGCCGACGAAGAAGCCGGCAAATCCGGCGGCACCCCGCGCACCATCGAAGGCCCGCTGTATGTAGCCGGTGCGCCGCTGTCCAAGTACGAAGCGCGCCTGGATGATGGGACCGATGCAGCGGTGCCGCTGTTCATGCGCGGGCAGGTGCGCGACACCGACGGCAAGCCACTGGCCGGGGCGATCGTGGATGTGTGGCAGGCCAACACCGGCGGCACTTACTCGTGGTTTGATGCCACTCAATCGGAGTTCAACCTGCGCCGTCGCATCGAGACCGACGCCCAGGGCAACTACCGGTTTCGCAGCATCGTGCCGTCAGGCTACGGCTGCCCACCGACCGGGCCGACCCAGCAGTTGCTCGATCAGCTCGGGCGTCATGGGCAGCGGCCGGCGCATATCCACTTCTTTATCTCGGCGCCGGGGCATCGGCACCTGACCACCCAGATCAACCTGTCGGACGACCCGTACCTGCATGATGACTTTGCCTACGCGACGCGGGATGAATTGATCGCTGAAATTCGCTTCAGTGACGATCAGCAACTGGCGCGGGAGTTTGGTGTGCAAGGGCGGTTTGCGCAGATTGATTTTGACTTTGAGTTGCAGACCGCCGCAGCGCCGGTAGAGCAAAAGCGCATGCAGCGGGTTCGCGCCCTCGAAGACTGA